One Mesorhizobium sp. L-2-11 genomic region harbors:
- a CDS encoding ABC transporter permease: MNATWSRFNITSIVLGFAFLYLPIVLLVVFSFNESKLVTVWGGFSTKWYVSLFHNQGLMDATWVTARVAVISATVATVLGTLAALTLTRYTRFKGRTLFSGMVFAPLVMPEVITGLSLLLLFVAVGLDRGFVTVTLAHITLTMCFVAVVVQSRLITFDRSLEEAAMDLGAPPVKTFFQITLPVIMPAIVSGWMLAFTLSLDDLVIASFTSGPGATTLPMKIYSQVRLGVTPEINAACTILIAVVAVGVIIASLANKRREVQRQRDEQAAQRG; this comes from the coding sequence ATGAACGCCACCTGGAGCCGCTTCAACATCACTTCGATCGTGCTCGGCTTTGCCTTTCTTTACCTGCCGATCGTCCTGCTCGTCGTCTTCTCCTTCAACGAGTCGAAGCTGGTCACCGTCTGGGGCGGCTTCTCGACCAAATGGTACGTCTCGCTGTTCCACAACCAGGGCCTCATGGACGCCACCTGGGTAACGGCCCGCGTCGCCGTCATCTCGGCCACAGTGGCGACCGTGCTCGGCACGCTGGCGGCCCTCACCTTGACGCGCTACACGCGCTTCAAGGGCCGGACGCTGTTTTCCGGCATGGTCTTTGCGCCGCTGGTCATGCCGGAAGTGATTACCGGCCTGTCACTGCTGCTGCTCTTCGTCGCCGTCGGTCTCGACCGCGGTTTTGTAACCGTCACGCTTGCCCACATCACCCTGACCATGTGCTTCGTCGCCGTCGTCGTGCAGTCGCGCCTGATCACGTTCGACCGCTCGCTGGAAGAAGCCGCAATGGATCTTGGCGCGCCGCCGGTGAAGACCTTCTTCCAGATCACGCTGCCGGTCATTATGCCGGCGATCGTATCCGGCTGGATGCTGGCGTTCACATTGTCGCTCGACGATCTGGTCATCGCCAGCTTCACCTCAGGGCCTGGCGCAACCACGCTGCCGATGAAGATCTACAGCCAGGTTCGTCTCGGTGTGACGCCGGAGATCAACGCCGCCTGCACCATCCTGATCGCGGTTGTAGCGGTCGGCGTGATCATCGCTTCGCTCGCCAACAAGCGGCGCGAGGTACAGCGCCAGCGCGATGAGCAGGCCGCGCAGCGGGGCTGA
- a CDS encoding ABC transporter permease subunit yields the protein MSNAAVTAATSSQATAAGKSALARLGEAFVGRLVILIPYLWLVFFFLIPFVIVFKISLSQTAIAIPPYTPVLGFGEGLAGFFAQLNELSIDNYTWLTQDALYVNAYVTSVIVAAVSTVLTLLVGYPIAYGMARAPAMLRPTLLMLVILPFWTSFLIRVYAWIGILKPEGLLNQLLLATGIVSQPLIILNTYTPIFIGIVYSYLPFMVLPLYSSLEKMDYSLIEAAKDLGCPPISAFWKITFPLSLPGVIAGCLLVFIPAVGEFVIPDLLGGSQTLMIGKTLWNEFFANRDWPVSSAVAVILLLLLIVPIMLFQRAQARAQEQDR from the coding sequence ATGTCGAATGCCGCTGTCACAGCTGCAACGAGCTCTCAAGCCACCGCAGCCGGCAAATCCGCCCTGGCCAGGCTGGGAGAGGCCTTCGTTGGCCGTCTTGTCATCCTCATCCCGTATCTCTGGCTGGTCTTCTTCTTCCTCATTCCGTTCGTCATCGTCTTCAAGATCTCGCTGTCGCAGACGGCGATCGCCATACCGCCCTACACGCCGGTGCTCGGCTTCGGCGAGGGCCTTGCCGGTTTCTTCGCCCAGCTGAATGAGCTCAGCATCGATAACTACACCTGGCTGACGCAGGACGCGCTCTACGTCAACGCCTATGTGACCAGCGTCATCGTCGCCGCCGTGTCGACGGTGCTGACATTGCTTGTCGGCTACCCGATCGCCTACGGCATGGCCCGCGCCCCGGCGATGCTGCGCCCGACTTTGCTGATGCTGGTGATCCTGCCGTTCTGGACCTCGTTCCTGATCAGGGTCTACGCCTGGATCGGCATCCTCAAGCCTGAAGGGCTGCTCAACCAGCTGCTGCTCGCCACCGGAATTGTCAGTCAGCCGCTGATCATCCTCAACACCTATACGCCGATCTTCATCGGCATCGTCTATTCCTACCTGCCGTTTATGGTGCTGCCGCTCTATTCGTCGCTGGAAAAGATGGATTATTCGCTGATCGAGGCAGCCAAGGATCTCGGCTGCCCACCGATCAGCGCCTTCTGGAAGATCACCTTTCCGCTGTCGCTGCCCGGCGTCATCGCCGGTTGCCTGCTGGTGTTCATCCCCGCTGTCGGCGAGTTCGTCATTCCCGACCTGCTCGGCGGCTCACAGACGCTGATGATCGGCAAGACGCTGTGGAACGAGTTCTTCGCCAATCGCGACTGGCCGGTGTCGTCGGCCGTCGCCGTCATCTTGCTGTTGCTGCTGATCGTGCCGATCATGCTCTTCCAGCGGGCCCAGGCCCGCGCCCAGGAACAGGATCGGTAG
- a CDS encoding ABC transporter ATP-binding protein, with the protein MKSLGSIRRDFAPWNDPNAKPYIQFDKVTKKFGDFTAVNNLSLTIFEREFFALLGASGCGKSTLLRMLAGFEEPTAGRILLDGQDLRGIPPYRRPVNMMFQSYALFPHMTVENNIAFGLKQDGMPKPDIAARVGEMLKLVKLEQFAKRKPHQLSGGQRQRVALARSVAKRPKVLLLDEPLGALDKKLREETQFELMDLQQSLGLTFVVVTHDQEEAMTMADRIAIIDKGEVMQVATPAEVYEAPGSRFVAGFVGNVNMFEGKIARGEVGAASIDAGNGITIRTENAGDAATGAAVAFAIRPEKIRISSTRPAGAVNAIEGEVYDIAYLGDMTVYHVRLDDGQVVRASTMNAARITEDPLSWNDRAWVSFRPDAGVVLTR; encoded by the coding sequence ATGAAATCGCTTGGCAGCATCCGCAGGGATTTCGCGCCATGGAACGATCCGAACGCCAAGCCGTACATCCAGTTCGACAAGGTCACCAAGAAGTTCGGTGACTTCACCGCCGTCAACAATTTGTCGCTGACGATATTCGAGCGCGAGTTCTTTGCCCTGCTCGGCGCATCAGGCTGCGGAAAGTCGACGCTTCTGCGGATGCTCGCCGGATTCGAGGAGCCGACCGCCGGCCGCATCCTGCTCGACGGCCAGGATCTGCGCGGCATCCCGCCATACCGACGGCCGGTCAACATGATGTTCCAGTCCTATGCGCTGTTCCCGCATATGACGGTCGAAAACAACATCGCCTTCGGCCTCAAGCAGGACGGCATGCCGAAGCCTGATATCGCGGCGCGCGTTGGAGAGATGCTGAAGCTGGTCAAGCTCGAGCAGTTCGCCAAGCGCAAGCCGCACCAGTTGTCCGGCGGCCAGCGCCAGCGTGTCGCGCTTGCCCGCTCAGTCGCCAAGCGGCCGAAGGTGCTGCTGCTCGACGAGCCGTTGGGCGCGCTGGACAAGAAGCTGCGCGAGGAAACGCAATTCGAGCTGATGGATCTGCAGCAATCACTCGGCCTCACCTTCGTTGTCGTCACCCACGACCAGGAAGAGGCGATGACGATGGCCGACCGCATCGCCATCATCGACAAGGGCGAGGTGATGCAGGTGGCGACGCCAGCCGAAGTCTACGAGGCGCCGGGCTCCCGTTTCGTCGCCGGCTTTGTCGGAAACGTCAACATGTTCGAAGGCAAGATTGCGCGTGGCGAGGTGGGTGCGGCAAGCATCGATGCCGGCAATGGCATCACCATCCGGACCGAGAATGCCGGCGATGCCGCAACTGGCGCGGCCGTCGCTTTCGCCATCAGGCCGGAGAAGATCAGAATATCGTCGACGAGACCGGCCGGCGCTGTCAACGCCATCGAGGGCGAGGTCTACGATATCGCCTATCTCGGTGACATGACCGTCTATCATGTCAGGCTGGACGACGGCCAGGTGGTGCGGGCGAGCACCATGAACGCGGCCCGCATCACCGAGGATCCGCTGAGTTGGAACGACCGTGCCTGGGTGTCGTTCCGGCCGGATGCCGGCGTCGTGCTGACGCGATAG
- a CDS encoding polyamine ABC transporter substrate-binding protein: MTRKAFRLSATSAFLALFTLGAHAQDRVVNVSNWSDYIDSSIIDDFTKETGIKVTYDTFDSNELLETKLLAGGSGYDVVVPTANFLARQIQAGVFQKLDKSKLPNISHMWDVILERTAKYDPGNEYSINYMWGTVGLGYNVKKVQEALGTDKIDSWDVFFNPEKLAKLKDCGVYVLDSPSDILPNAFKYLGIDPETTSLDDFAKAEEVMLKIRPYIRKFHSSEYINALANGDICLAVGWSGDVFQARDRATEANQGVEIAYSVPKEGAEMWFDQMAIPADAPHVAEAHEFLNYMMKPEVIAKASNYVFYANGNKASQQFIDKEILEDPAIYPDEATLAKLFTIAPYDSKTQRVVTRTWTKIVTGQ; encoded by the coding sequence ATGACCCGCAAAGCATTCCGGCTTTCGGCGACCTCGGCATTTCTGGCGCTTTTCACCCTCGGCGCACATGCCCAGGACCGCGTCGTCAATGTCTCTAACTGGTCGGATTACATCGACAGCTCGATCATCGATGACTTCACCAAGGAAACCGGCATCAAGGTCACCTACGACACCTTCGATTCCAACGAGCTGCTTGAGACGAAACTGCTTGCCGGCGGCAGCGGCTACGACGTTGTCGTGCCGACCGCCAATTTCCTCGCACGCCAGATCCAGGCAGGGGTGTTCCAGAAGCTCGACAAGTCGAAGCTGCCCAACATTTCCCACATGTGGGACGTGATTTTGGAGCGTACTGCCAAGTACGATCCCGGCAACGAATATTCGATCAACTACATGTGGGGCACGGTCGGCCTCGGCTATAACGTCAAGAAAGTGCAGGAAGCGCTCGGCACCGACAAGATCGACAGCTGGGACGTGTTCTTCAACCCGGAAAAGCTGGCCAAGCTGAAGGATTGCGGCGTCTATGTTCTCGATTCTCCGAGCGACATCCTGCCGAACGCCTTCAAATATCTGGGCATCGATCCTGAGACCACGTCGCTGGACGATTTCGCCAAGGCCGAAGAAGTGATGCTGAAGATCAGGCCTTACATCCGCAAGTTCCACTCGTCGGAATATATCAACGCGCTGGCCAATGGCGACATCTGCCTGGCCGTCGGCTGGTCGGGCGACGTGTTCCAGGCGCGCGACCGTGCGACGGAAGCAAACCAGGGCGTTGAGATCGCCTATTCCGTGCCGAAGGAAGGCGCCGAAATGTGGTTCGACCAGATGGCGATCCCGGCCGACGCGCCGCATGTCGCCGAGGCGCATGAATTCCTGAACTACATGATGAAGCCGGAAGTCATCGCCAAGGCGAGCAACTACGTCTTCTACGCAAATGGCAACAAGGCGTCGCAGCAGTTCATCGACAAGGAGATACTCGAGGATCCGGCGATCTACCCGGACGAGGCGACGCTGGCGAAACTGTTCACCATCGCCCCCTACGATTCCAAGACCCAGCGCGTCGTCACCCGCACCTGGACCAAGATCGTCACCGGGCAGTAA
- a CDS encoding DMT family transporter, whose product MTDTSSAIAVSPAVSPRDERIGLLLIFLSALMWSFGGAIARFIDAGDSWTVVFWRSVWAAAFLVCFMVWRDGWRGMVKLFRGMGLPGLAVAFCFATASTSFVVALAYTTVANILLMQAGVPLLAALFAWVLFRERVALATWVAIAAVIAGVAIMVSESLDGAVSPIGDGLALLIAVMFSIATVITRRFAHVRMTPATCLGTMIAAAFAASQASQFGVSSSDMGFLFAFGVVNLGLGLAFFATGARLVPAAVAALLGTFEPILGPIWVWLIHSEVPSGRTILGGTVVVTALLVHIGLEFKRQARPVRPGVTGMPSPN is encoded by the coding sequence ATGACCGATACATCATCAGCGATAGCCGTCTCCCCCGCTGTCTCGCCGCGTGACGAGCGAATCGGGCTCCTGTTGATATTCCTGTCGGCGCTGATGTGGAGTTTTGGCGGCGCCATCGCCCGTTTCATCGACGCCGGCGACAGCTGGACCGTGGTGTTCTGGCGCTCGGTCTGGGCCGCCGCCTTCCTGGTCTGCTTCATGGTCTGGCGCGACGGCTGGCGCGGCATGGTGAAGTTGTTCCGCGGCATGGGCCTGCCCGGCCTTGCCGTGGCGTTCTGCTTCGCCACCGCATCGACCTCATTCGTCGTGGCGCTTGCCTACACCACCGTCGCCAACATCCTTTTGATGCAGGCCGGCGTGCCGCTCCTGGCGGCGCTGTTTGCCTGGGTGCTGTTTCGCGAACGGGTGGCGTTGGCAACCTGGGTGGCGATTGCCGCCGTCATTGCCGGCGTTGCCATCATGGTATCGGAATCGCTCGATGGCGCCGTGTCGCCCATCGGCGACGGCCTGGCGCTGCTCATCGCCGTGATGTTTTCGATCGCCACCGTCATCACGCGACGCTTTGCCCATGTGCGGATGACGCCGGCGACCTGCCTCGGCACGATGATTGCCGCCGCATTCGCGGCGTCCCAGGCATCGCAATTCGGCGTCTCCAGCAGCGACATGGGCTTCCTGTTTGCATTCGGCGTGGTCAATCTCGGTCTCGGCCTTGCCTTTTTCGCCACCGGCGCCCGGCTCGTCCCGGCGGCGGTCGCAGCACTGCTCGGCACTTTCGAGCCGATCCTCGGCCCGATCTGGGTCTGGCTCATCCATTCCGAGGTGCCGTCGGGACGCACCATCCTTGGCGGCACGGTCGTGGTCACGGCGCTGCTCGTCCATATCGGGCTCGAATTCAAGCGTCAGGCGCGGCCGGTGCGGCCGGGTGTCACCGGTATGCCATCGCCTAATTGA
- a CDS encoding helix-turn-helix domain-containing protein, with protein MADQKIFAGPRIRRIRSAKGLTQTAMAEGLGISPSYLNLIERNQRPLTVQLILKLASVYKVDPHELQGEARGSVTALKEVFSDPLLVGELPGDQELIELAEAAPNASAAVIKLFRAYREQAERLSDINELLAREGKATALSSARLPIDEVHEIFERRPNHFAALEEEAEAFTSVLDAGDDLLGALKAWLKREYGIVVKVLPVATMPNWRRRYDRHSQRLFLSERLSPFDQLREVAMEACLIRMTVAVASEIQALKLTTDEARRLARFELGRYAAHALMMPYQSFHAAATRARYDIDVLRSRFGVSFEQAANRLTTLQRPGTPGVPFFMLEVDNAGNRFRKAGSQGFPQSRFGGGCPKLPVHAAFTQPGQIFVEAVEMPDGAEFLCVARTLEGPQGSFAERPRRTALLLGCDIGFRDEIVYGAALPGPAAAAAGKAGQGTNPATPVGRACRLCERIGCLARAEPPVTRPLGLDEMVTGLSAFDFQ; from the coding sequence GTGGCCGATCAAAAAATCTTCGCCGGGCCGCGCATCCGCCGCATCCGCAGCGCCAAGGGCCTGACCCAGACGGCGATGGCCGAAGGGCTCGGCATCTCGCCGTCCTACCTCAATCTCATCGAGCGCAACCAGCGGCCGCTGACGGTTCAGCTGATCCTCAAGCTGGCATCTGTCTACAAGGTCGACCCGCATGAATTGCAGGGCGAGGCAAGGGGGTCGGTCACCGCCTTGAAGGAAGTGTTTTCCGATCCGCTGCTGGTCGGCGAATTGCCTGGCGACCAGGAACTGATCGAGCTTGCCGAGGCGGCACCCAATGCTTCTGCCGCAGTGATAAAACTGTTTCGCGCTTATCGCGAGCAGGCCGAGCGCCTTTCCGACATCAACGAGCTCCTGGCGCGTGAGGGCAAAGCGACGGCGCTGTCCAGCGCCCGCTTGCCGATCGACGAGGTGCACGAGATTTTCGAGCGCCGTCCGAACCATTTTGCCGCGCTGGAAGAGGAGGCCGAGGCATTCACCTCGGTGCTCGATGCCGGCGACGATCTGCTCGGCGCGCTGAAGGCCTGGCTGAAGCGTGAATACGGCATCGTCGTCAAGGTGTTGCCGGTCGCCACCATGCCGAACTGGCGCCGCCGCTACGACCGCCACTCGCAGCGTCTGTTCCTGTCCGAGCGCCTGTCGCCGTTCGACCAGTTGCGCGAGGTGGCGATGGAGGCCTGCCTGATCCGCATGACGGTCGCGGTGGCAAGCGAGATCCAGGCACTGAAGCTGACCACGGATGAGGCCCGCCGGCTCGCCCGCTTCGAGCTTGGCCGCTACGCCGCTCACGCGCTGATGATGCCCTATCAATCCTTTCACGCAGCCGCCACGCGCGCGCGTTACGACATCGATGTGCTGCGCTCGCGCTTCGGCGTCTCCTTCGAGCAGGCGGCGAACCGGTTGACCACGCTGCAGCGGCCGGGCACGCCGGGCGTGCCGTTCTTCATGCTCGAGGTCGACAATGCCGGCAACCGCTTCCGCAAGGCTGGCAGCCAGGGTTTTCCGCAGAGCCGCTTCGGCGGCGGCTGTCCAAAACTTCCCGTGCATGCCGCCTTTACCCAGCCCGGCCAGATCTTCGTCGAGGCGGTGGAAATGCCCGACGGCGCCGAGTTCCTCTGCGTCGCCCGCACGCTCGAAGGGCCGCAAGGCTCGTTTGCGGAGCGCCCGCGCCGTACTGCACTTCTGCTCGGCTGCGACATCGGCTTTCGTGACGAGATCGTCTACGGCGCGGCACTGCCGGGGCCGGCTGCCGCGGCGGCCGGAAAAGCCGGACAGGGCACAAATCCGGCCACGCCGGTTGGCCGGGCCTGCCGGCTGTGCGAACGCATCGGCTGCCTCGCCCGCGCTGAGCCGCCGGTGACGCGTCCGCTCGGCCTCGACGAAATGGTGACCGGATTAAGCGCGTTCGATTTCCAGTGA
- the aceA gene encoding isocitrate lyase produces the protein MTDFYNLVPSAPEGRFDGIERPYSPDDVKRLRGSVQIRQSLAEMGANRLWKLIHEEDFVNALGAMSGNQAMQQVRAGLKAIYLSGWQVAADANTASAMYPDQSLYPANAAPELVKRINRTLQRADQIETSEGKGLSVDTWFAPVVADAEAGFGGPLNAFEIMKAFIEAGAAGVHYEDQLASEKKCGHLGGKVLIPTAAHIRNLNAARLAADVMGTPTLVVARTDAEAAKLLTSDIDERDQPFVDYGAGRTVEGFYQVRNGIEPCIARAVAYAPHADLIWCETSKPDLAQAKKFAEGVHRQYPGKLLAYNCSPSFNWKKNLDDATIARFQKELGAMGYKFQFITLAGFHQLNFGMFELARGYKARQMAAYSELQEAEFAAEAHGYTATKHQREVGTGYFDAVSMAISGGRSSTTAMHESTEHAQFKPAAE, from the coding sequence ATGACTGATTTTTACAACCTCGTCCCCTCGGCGCCAGAAGGCCGCTTCGACGGCATCGAGCGGCCCTACTCGCCGGACGATGTGAAGCGGCTGCGCGGTTCGGTCCAGATCCGGCAGAGCCTCGCCGAAATGGGTGCCAACCGGCTCTGGAAGCTCATCCACGAAGAGGACTTCGTCAACGCGCTTGGCGCCATGTCGGGCAACCAGGCGATGCAGCAGGTCCGCGCCGGGCTGAAGGCGATCTACCTGTCTGGATGGCAGGTCGCGGCCGACGCCAACACCGCATCCGCCATGTATCCTGACCAGTCGCTTTATCCCGCCAATGCGGCGCCCGAACTGGTCAAGCGCATCAACCGCACCCTGCAGCGCGCCGACCAGATCGAGACCTCCGAAGGCAAGGGGCTTTCGGTCGACACCTGGTTCGCGCCTGTTGTCGCCGATGCGGAAGCCGGCTTCGGCGGACCGCTCAACGCCTTCGAGATCATGAAGGCCTTCATCGAGGCGGGCGCCGCCGGCGTCCACTACGAGGACCAGCTGGCGTCGGAGAAGAAATGCGGCCATCTCGGCGGCAAGGTGCTGATCCCGACCGCCGCACACATCCGCAACCTCAACGCCGCGCGACTTGCCGCCGACGTCATGGGCACGCCGACGCTGGTCGTCGCACGCACCGACGCGGAAGCGGCAAAGCTGCTCACCTCCGACATCGACGAGCGCGACCAGCCGTTCGTCGACTACGGCGCCGGCCGCACGGTGGAGGGCTTCTATCAAGTCAGGAACGGCATCGAGCCCTGCATCGCACGGGCAGTCGCCTACGCGCCCCACGCCGACCTGATCTGGTGCGAAACCTCCAAACCCGATCTGGCGCAGGCCAAAAAGTTCGCCGAGGGCGTGCACAGGCAGTATCCCGGCAAGCTTCTCGCCTATAATTGCTCGCCGTCGTTCAACTGGAAGAAGAACCTCGACGATGCCACCATCGCCAGGTTCCAGAAGGAACTCGGCGCCATGGGCTACAAGTTCCAGTTCATCACGCTGGCCGGCTTTCACCAGCTCAATTTCGGCATGTTCGAACTCGCCCGCGGCTACAAGGCGCGGCAGATGGCGGCTTATTCCGAACTGCAGGAGGCTGAATTCGCGGCGGAAGCCCACGGCTACACTGCGACCAAGCACCAGCGCGAAGTCGGCACCGGCTATTTCGACGCAGTGTCGATGGCGATCAGCGGTGGCCGGTCTTCGACCACGGCGATGCACGAATCGACCGAGCACGCCCAATTCAAACCGGCGGCGGAATAG
- a CDS encoding SMc00767 family acetate metabolism repressor yields MASISRVKERAEEQATTMTVDQQATIRMLANDLHRLNQSVMKAVEAGVSVELVRSARHHGGDGNWGDLLIPVIVTQRSLG; encoded by the coding sequence ATGGCATCGATAAGCCGCGTCAAGGAACGGGCCGAAGAACAGGCCACCACGATGACCGTCGACCAGCAGGCGACCATCCGCATGCTGGCCAACGACCTGCACAGGCTCAACCAGTCGGTGATGAAGGCGGTCGAGGCCGGTGTGTCGGTGGAACTCGTGCGCTCGGCACGACACCATGGCGGCGACGGCAACTGGGGCGATCTGCTGATCCCGGTGATCGTCACGCAACGGAGCCTCGGCTGA
- a CDS encoding response regulator, whose translation MSRNVDPEMLTNFTRVLVVGKSPVNRVVVSKIVERSGLKPISESPETAATTLRSLIPGVIVLDGGADNKDCDALISGIDALRRMSGRSRPSVILLSTKSGTPESLGLSSVVDAVVVKPITTERLQPVIDHLITLGRS comes from the coding sequence ATGAGCCGGAACGTGGACCCCGAGATGCTCACCAACTTCACCCGCGTGCTCGTCGTCGGAAAATCGCCGGTCAACCGGGTGGTGGTTTCCAAAATCGTCGAACGGTCCGGGCTCAAACCGATCTCGGAATCGCCCGAAACGGCAGCAACGACGCTGCGCTCGCTGATTCCCGGAGTGATCGTCCTCGATGGCGGAGCCGACAACAAGGACTGCGACGCGCTGATATCGGGCATCGATGCGCTGCGGCGCATGTCGGGCAGGTCGCGTCCTTCGGTGATCCTGCTCTCGACCAAAAGCGGCACACCGGAGAGCCTCGGCCTATCGAGCGTCGTCGATGCGGTGGTCGTCAAACCGATCACGACCGAACGGCTGCAGCCGGTGATCGACCACTTGATCACGCTCGGACGCAGCTAG
- a CDS encoding Fur family transcriptional regulator, protein MSSEQTIAALCRELGLRITGPRRVIMRVLSESSDHPDVVELHRRVVAIEPTIALATVYRTVSLLREKGILERHTFGDRRARYETVPREHHDHLINIETGDVIEFQSAEIERLQEEIARQHGFTIISHRLEIYVKPIQKARRSRQTRE, encoded by the coding sequence ATGTCCTCAGAACAGACCATCGCCGCGCTTTGCAGGGAACTCGGACTGCGCATCACCGGTCCGCGCCGCGTCATCATGCGCGTTCTATCCGAATCCAGCGACCATCCGGATGTGGTGGAACTCCATCGCCGTGTTGTCGCCATCGAGCCGACGATCGCGCTCGCCACTGTCTATCGCACCGTCAGCCTTTTGCGCGAAAAGGGCATTCTGGAGCGGCACACCTTTGGCGATCGGCGCGCCAGATATGAAACCGTTCCCCGCGAGCATCACGATCATCTCATCAACATCGAGACCGGAGATGTCATCGAATTCCAGTCGGCGGAGATCGAGCGGCTCCAGGAGGAAATCGCTCGACAGCACGGATTCACGATCATCAGCCACAGACTCGAGATCTACGTGAAGCCGATCCAGAAAGCGCGACGCTCTCGTCAAACCAGAGAATGA
- a CDS encoding metal ABC transporter permease has translation MSILDTLLAPFQFGFMVNALIASVLVAVPTALLSCFLVLKGWSLMGDAISHAVFPGVVIAYILGFPYSIGAFAAGMVCALATGFLKDNSRIKQDTVMGIVFSGMFGFGLVLYVKIQSDVHLDHILFGDVLGIGLRDIVETGLIAAITAGIIGIKWRDFLLHAFDPAQARAVGLRVNLLHYGLLCLISLTVVGALKAVGIIMAIAMLIAPGAIAFLLTRKFSAMLILSVAIAVAASFLGVYSSFFMDSAPAPTIVLMLTAAFIAAFVVTTLKAGRMELGDEG, from the coding sequence ATGAGCATCCTCGATACACTGCTTGCCCCCTTCCAGTTCGGCTTCATGGTCAATGCGCTGATTGCTTCGGTGCTGGTCGCCGTGCCGACGGCGCTGCTCTCCTGCTTTCTCGTTCTCAAGGGTTGGTCGCTGATGGGCGACGCCATCAGCCACGCCGTCTTTCCCGGCGTGGTCATCGCTTACATCCTCGGATTCCCCTATTCGATCGGCGCCTTCGCCGCCGGGATGGTCTGCGCTCTCGCCACCGGCTTCCTCAAGGACAATAGCCGCATCAAGCAGGACACGGTTATGGGCATCGTCTTCTCCGGCATGTTCGGCTTCGGCCTGGTGCTCTACGTAAAAATTCAGTCCGACGTGCATCTCGACCATATATTGTTCGGCGACGTTCTGGGCATCGGCCTGCGCGACATCGTCGAAACCGGGCTCATCGCTGCGATCACGGCCGGCATTATCGGCATCAAGTGGCGCGACTTCCTGCTGCACGCCTTCGACCCGGCTCAGGCTCGCGCGGTTGGTCTTCGGGTCAACCTGCTCCATTACGGACTGCTTTGCTTGATCTCGCTCACCGTCGTCGGCGCGCTGAAGGCGGTCGGCATCATCATGGCCATCGCCATGCTGATCGCGCCTGGCGCCATCGCCTTCCTGCTGACAAGGAAGTTCAGCGCCATGCTGATCCTGTCGGTGGCGATCGCGGTCGCCGCGTCGTTTCTAGGCGTCTATTCGTCCTTCTTCATGGACAGCGCACCGGCGCCGACCATCGTTCTCATGCTGACTGCCGCCTTCATCGCAGCCTTCGTCGTCACCACGCTCAAAGCCGGCCGAATGGAACTCGGCGACGAGGGCTAA
- the sitC gene encoding iron/manganese ABC transporter permease subunit SitC, whose product MNVLLEPFGYEYMLNAMWVSALVGGVCAFLSCYLMLKGWSLIGDALSHSIVPGVAGAYMLGLPFSIGAFFSGGLAAAVMLFLNQRTKLKEDAIIGLIFSSFFGLGLFMVSLSPTSVNIQTIVLGNILAITPEDTLQLAIIGFVSLAVLLVKWKDLMVVFFDESHARSIGLNPSALKIMFFMLLSASTVAALQTVGAFLVICMVVTPGATAYLLTDRFPRLLVIAVAIGAATSFTGAYASYFLDGATGGIIVVLQTLIFLAAFFFAPKHGMLAARRRSARALEASR is encoded by the coding sequence ATGAATGTCCTGCTCGAGCCGTTCGGCTACGAATATATGCTCAACGCCATGTGGGTGTCCGCCCTGGTCGGTGGTGTCTGCGCCTTCCTGTCCTGCTATCTGATGCTGAAAGGCTGGTCGCTGATCGGTGACGCGCTCTCGCATTCGATCGTGCCGGGCGTCGCCGGCGCCTATATGCTTGGCCTTCCCTTCTCGATCGGCGCTTTCTTCTCCGGCGGGCTCGCCGCCGCGGTGATGCTCTTCCTCAACCAGCGCACCAAGCTGAAGGAAGACGCCATCATCGGCCTGATCTTCTCCTCCTTCTTCGGCCTCGGCTTGTTCATGGTGTCGCTGTCGCCGACCTCGGTGAATATCCAGACGATCGTGCTCGGCAACATCCTGGCCATCACTCCGGAAGACACGCTTCAGCTTGCCATCATAGGCTTCGTCTCGCTCGCCGTCCTGCTGGTGAAATGGAAGGATCTGATGGTGGTCTTCTTCGATGAGAGCCATGCCCGCTCGATCGGGCTCAACCCCAGCGCGCTCAAGATCATGTTCTTCATGCTGCTATCGGCCTCCACCGTCGCCGCGCTTCAGACCGTGGGCGCCTTCCTGGTCATTTGCATGGTGGTGACCCCCGGCGCGACCGCCTATCTTCTGACGGACCGCTTTCCGCGCCTGCTCGTCATCGCGGTCGCCATCGGCGCGGCGACGAGTTTCACCGGCGCCTATGCCAGCTATTTCCTCGACGGCGCCACCGGCGGCATCATCGTCGTGTTGCAGACGCTGATCTTTCTCGCCGCCTTCTTCTTTGCTCCCAAGCATGGAATGCTGGCAGCCCGCCGCCGCTCGGCGAGGGCCCTGGAGGCCAGCCGATGA